From a single Cyprinus carpio isolate SPL01 chromosome A3, ASM1834038v1, whole genome shotgun sequence genomic region:
- the LOC109064286 gene encoding putative nuclease HARBI1 translates to MTMPKSMTNSMCHSGFPNVIGAIDCTHIPIKAPPGPNEGDFVNRKGVHSVNVQMVCDSMFHITNVEAKWPGSVHDSRIFRGSHLCTLFERGDFDGILLGDRGYACRQYFMTPFPDPNPGPQTVNAALARTRARIEMTFGQLKERFQCLKTLRVAPDRACDIIVACAILHNIATIRKERIPLVGVQPDDDPQPVHLDQPSGRAARDRIVEHHFLNV, encoded by the exons ATGACCATGCCAAAAAGTATGACTAACAGTATGTGTCATTCAGGCTTCCCTAACGTGATTGGTGCCATAGACTGCACACACATCCCCATCAAGGCCCCACCTGGCCCAAATGAAGGAGATTTTGTGAACCGAAAGGGGGTTCACAGTGTAAATGTGCAG ATGGTGTGCGACTCTATGTTCCATATTACAAATGTGGAAGCAAAATGGCCAGGATCAGTGCATGACTCAAGAATTTTCAGAGGGTCACATTTATGCACATTATTTGAACGTG GGGATTTTGATGGGATCCTGCTTGGAGACAGGGGCTATGCCTGCAGGCAGTATTTTATGACGCCCTTCCCTGACCcaaaccctggaccacaaactgTTAATGCAGCTCTAGCCAGGACAAGGGCACGCATTGAAATGACCTTTGGGCAACTAAAGGAAAGATTTCAGTGTCTGAAAACTCTGAGGGTTGCACCTGACAGGGCCTGTGACATAATTGTTGCATGTGCCATATTGCATAACATCGCCACTATCAGAAAGGAGAGGATCCCTTTGGTGGGGGTGCAGCCTGATGATGACCCCCAGCCAGTGCACTTGGACCAACCTAGTGGCAGAGCTGCACGGGACAGAATTGTGGAACACCATTTTTTGAATGTGtaa